GGTGGAAGGGGCGAATGCGGTTGATCGCGCGTCTCTTGACTGTTCCCTGGCAGCCCTTGGGCGGTTGGCATTCAACGGAAGCGTTCCGTCTGACCCAGCCGACATGCTAAGGGTGCTCCGGGACTTGGTGTGATGGTCATTGCCCCTGATGGCCTCCAGGGAAGGGCTTGCAGTTCCTTTCGGTCCCCACGGTAACAAAAGGGGCGAAAAGGAGGCGACGAAATGGCAGCCAAGGAGTACGGGCTTCCCGGGGTGAGGACATACGATTTGAAGGTCCTGCCCGACGAACGGGGCTTCTTCGCGGAAGCGCTGCGCGAAGACTGGACCGACTTTCTTGGGGGGGACACGGTTGTTCAGACGAACTTGTCCATGAGCTACCCTGGCATGATCCGCGCCTGGCATCGGCATATGAGAGGCCAGGTTGACTATTTCCTGGTAGTCAAAGGTGCCCTCAAGATATGTGCATATGACGATCGGCCCGATTCTGCGACCAAGGGTGGCCTCGTGGAGATTGTCGCCAGTGCCC
This sequence is a window from Bacillota bacterium. Protein-coding genes within it:
- a CDS encoding dTDP-4-dehydrorhamnose 3,5-epimerase family protein, with product MAAKEYGLPGVRTYDLKVLPDERGFFAEALREDWTDFLGGDTVVQTNLSMSYPGMIRAWHRHMRGQVDYFLVVKGALKICAYDDRPDSATKGGLVEIVASAHKPQVVRIPGFYWHGTKAVGNEASLTVYFATRLYDYQSPDEERRPWNDPAIVDPATGQPFDWNRPPHK